The following DNA comes from Oharaeibacter diazotrophicus.
TGCTGCCGGCGCTCGCCGAGGCGGTGACGCGGCGCTTCTCGCCCCACTCCCGCGACCGTATCGCGGGCTGACCCATCCGAGGTTCGCCATGGCCGACGAAAAATTCGACGTGATCGTCATCGGCGCCGGCATGTCCGGCAACGCGGCCGCCTACGTGGCCGCGGAGAAGGGGCTTAAGGTGCTGCAGCTCGAGCGCGGGGAGTATCCCGGCTCCAAGAACGTGCAGGGCGCCATCCTCTACGCCGACATGCTGGAGAAGATCGTCCCCGACTTCCGCGAGGACGCCCCGCTGGAGCGCCACCTCGTCGAGCAGCGCTTCTGGATGATGTCGGAGACGTCCCACACCGGGATGCACTACCGCTCCGACACCTTCAACGAGGACAAGCCGAACCGCTACACCATCATCCGCTCGCAGTTCGACCGCTGGTTCTCCGGCAAGGTGCGCGAGAAGGGCGCAATCGTCCTGACCGAGACGACCGCGACCGAACTCGTCACCGGGCGCGACGGCGCGGTGATCGGCGTGCGCACCGACCGCTCGGGCGGCCCGATCTATGCCGACGTGGTGGTGCTCGCCGAGGGCGTCAACGGCCTGCTTGGCAGCCGCGCCGGCCTGCGCGAACGGCCGAAGGCCGCGCAGGTCGCCCTCGCGGTCAAGGAGATGCACTTCATGCCGCGCGAGACGATCGAGGCGCGCTTCAACCTCGACGGCGACGCCGGCGTGGTGATCGAGGCCGCCGGCACGATCTCCAAGGGCATGGCCGGCATGGGCTTCGTCTACACCAACAAGGAGAGCCTCTCGGTCGGCATCGGCTGCCTCGTCTCCGACTTCGCCGAGACCGGCGAGACGCCCTACGGCCTGCTCGACGCCTTCCGCCGCCACCCCTCGCTGCGGCCGCTGCTCGCCGACGCCGAGATCAAGGAATACGCCGCCCACCTGATCCCCGAGGGCGGCTACCGCGCCGTGCCGCAGCTGTTCGGCGACGGCTGGGTGGTGGTCGGCGACGCCGGCCAGTTCAACAACGCCATCCACCGCGAGGGCTCCAACCTCGCGATGACCACGGGCCGGCTCGCCGCCGAGGCGATCTTCCAGGTCAAGACCCGGCGCCAGCCTTTCACCGCGGAGAACCTCGCGCTCTACAAGCGGATGGTCGACGACAGCTTCGTGATGAAGGACCTGAAGAAATACAAGGACATGCCGCGGCTCCTCCACACGCAGTCCTCGAACCTCTTCCTGACCTATCCACAGCTCGTCTCGAAGGCGATGGAGGACTTCGTGCGTGTCGACGGCACGCCCAAGCTCGAGAAGGAGAAGGCGACGGTGCGCAACTTCGTCCGCACCCGCTCGTGGACGGGCCTGTTCGGCGACGCCGTCCGCCTCGCCCGCGCCTGGCGCTGAGCCCGCCGCCCCCGCCACCCCGCTCCCGGAGGAGGAAGAGATGACCGCTCCCGTCAAGGGCCCCCGCGTCGAGGAGAAGCTCTATCAGAACCGCTACCAGGTCGACGCCGGCAAGCCGCACATCACCGTCGCCCCGCACGACACGCCGTCGCCGAACCTCCTCGCCATGACGCGGATCTGCCCGGCCGGCTGCTACGCGCAGAACGAGGCCGGGCAGGTCGAGATCGTCGCCGACGGCTGCATGGAGTGCGGCACGTGCCGCGTGCTGTGCGAGGAGACCGGAGAGATCACCTGGAACTACCCGCGCGGCGGCTACGGCGTGCTGTTCAAGTTCGGCTGAGGTCGTGCGCCGGTCATGACCGCCAGCCGGCGGCGACCGCCTCGGTGGTCGCCATGGCGGCGCCGGCGCCCTCGAGCGCGGCCATCAGCGTCGCCTGGACCGCGGCGGCGGGAACGACGACGTCGCCGAAGGCGAGCTCGCGCGTCGCCGTGGCGTCGTGCACCACGGTGACGGCGAGGCCGAGGTCGAGCGCGGCGCGGGTGGCGGCGTCGACGCACATGTGGCTCATGGCGCCGGTGACGATCAGGCCGTCGACGCCCGCTGCGGAGAGACGGTCCGCGAGGTCGGTGCCGAGGAAGGCGTTGACGGCCTCCTTGACGATCACCGGCTCGCCCGGCGCCGGCGCCACCGACGGATGGGTTTCGGCCCCCTCGGTGCCGCGCGCGAAGAACGGCGCGTCGGCGCCGGGCTCCTCGTGGCGCACGTGCAGGACCGGCACGCCGGCGGCGCGGGCGGCCGCGATCAACGTGGCGGCGTTGGCCGCGGCGGCCTCGATGCCGGCGAGCGGGTAGCGGCCGGCGGGGAAGTAGTCGTTCTGGAGATCGATGACGATCAGTGCGGCGCCCATCTGGTGTCCTCCTGGTCGAAGCCGTCGCCGCGGCGCCTCGAGGCGCCCGGCGGTGATGTCGTCTCGGCGCGCTCAGTAGCCGAGCGCGAAGCCGTCCTTGCGGTGGTCGGAACCGCCGATCAGCGTGCCGGTGTCCGGGTCGATCCAGATCGCCTGGCCGCCACCGATCGGACCGTCCGAGGCGACGAGATCGAAGCCCATGGCGGCGAGCATCGGGCCGGCGCGGTCGCGGACGAGGCCCTCGGCCTCGACCTCGGCCGAGCCCGGCAGCGGGAACACGCGCGGCAGGTCGAGCGCCTCCTGGACGCTGCAGCCGTGGCCGAACAGGCGCGACAGGAACACCGCCTGCCCCATCGCCTGATAATGGCCGCCCATGACGCCGAAGGGCATCACCGCGCGGCCGTTGCGCGTGACCATGCCCGGGATGATCGTGTGCAGCGGCCGCTTGCGCGGCGCCACCGTGTTGGGGTGGCCCGGCTCGAGGGTGAAGCTGCAGCCGCGGTTGTGCAGCATGATGCCGGAGCGCGGCGTCATGATGCCGGAGCCGTAGTGGTAGAAGATCGAGTTGATGAAGCTGACCGCGGTGCGGTCCTTGTCGACGACGGCGACGTAGACCGTGTCGCGATGCGGCGCGCCGACGGGCGGCGCTGCGCCGAGGCCGCTCTCGCCGCGCGCGACCCGGTCCGCGAGGTCGGCGACCAAGGTCTCGTCGAGCAGCGCCGCGGCGAGCCCGTGCGGGTCGGCGCCGTCGGCGAGCAGGCGGTCGCGCACCGCGTAGGCGAAGCGGGTGGCGCGGATCTCGGTGGCGATCGTCGCCGGATCGACCGGGCCGCCGGTGGCGGGTTGGCGCTCCAGGATCTTCATGATCAAGAGCGCGATCACGCCCTGGCCGTTCGGCGGGCACTCGTGGACGGTGTGGCCCCGGAAGCCGGTCGCGACCGGCGTGACATACTCGCCCACGGCGGTCTCGAAGTCCTCGAGGGTGTGGAGGCCGCCGCGTTCGGCGAGGGTCGCCACCATCTCGGCGGCGATCTCGCCGCGGTAGAAGGCGTCGCGGCCTTCGCGGCCGATCCGCTCCAGCGTGTCGGCGAGCGCCGGCTGGCGCTGGATGGAGCCGACCGCCGGCGCGGCGCCGTCGACCAGGAACGTCGCGGCGGCGGTGGGGTCGGCAGCGAGGTGGTCGCGCTCGTCGGCGATGTCGAAGGCGACGCGCGGCGTCACCGGATAGCCCGTGCGCGCCATGGCGACGGCGGGGGCGAGCAGTTCGGCCATCGTCATCCGGCCGTGGTCGGCGACGAGCCGGGTCCAGGCGTCGACGGCGCCGGGGATCGTGACCGCGTGCGGCGAGCGGCGCTCGATCGCGGTCACGCCGAGGCCGGCGAGGCGCTCGGGCGTCATCGCGGCCGGGGCGCGGCCGGAGCCGTTGTAGGCGACGACGCGGTCGCCGCCGCCGGGGGCGATCAGGGCGAAGCAGTCGCCGCCGATGCCGGTCGATCCCGCCTCGACCACGCACTGGACGGCGCAGGCCGCGACGGCGGCGTCGACGGCGTTGCCGCCGGCCTTCAGCACCTCGACCGCGGTCAGCGTGGCGGCGGCGTGGGAGGTCGCCGCCATGCCGGTGCGCCCGAGGGCCACCGAACGGCCGGGCAGCTCGAAATTCCTGATCACGTCTTCCTCGCTAGCCTGTCGTGGTGCGACCGCTCGTGCGTCGCGGCCGGCCGATTCGCGACCGGACGGACCGGCGCGGCAGGGATCCTATCCGCCCGCGCCGGTCCGTACGATCATTGGAACGAGACCTTCAGCCACTGCTCGGCGAGGCGCTCGATGGTCCCGTCGGCCTTGGCGGCGGCGATGGCCGCGTCGAACTTCGCCTTCAGTTCGGTGTCGTCCCGGCGCAGGCCGACCGCGATGCCCTTGCCGAACACGCCGCCGACGAAGGTGGGGCCGACCTGGGCGTAGCCGGCGAAGTCGGGCTTCGACAGCGTGTTGCCGATCGCTGTGGTCTGCTCGACGATGGCGTCGAGCCGGCCGGCGAGGATGTCGAGGTCGTGCTGCTCGACCGTCTTGTACTCGCGCTTCTCGGCGACGCCGGCGAGATAGGTGTCGACGAAGCCGGCGTTGGCGGTCGAGACCTGGGCGCCGACCAGCTTGCCGGCGAGCGCCGTCTGCAGCGGCGCCAGCGCCGCCTCGACCGCGGCCGGATCGCCGCCGAGGTCGACGGTGGTGCCGGTGCCCGGGAGGTCGCCGAGCGGGCCGGCCTTCTCGGCGAGGATGCCGGCGGAGGTCGGGGCGTAGGGCTCGCTGAAGGCGATCACCTTCAGCCGCTTCTCGGTGACGATCATGGAGGCCATGATCGCGTCGAACTTCTTGGCGGTGAGCGCCGGGATCAGGCCGTCCCAGTCCTGCGCCACGATCTTGCACTCGACTTTCATGCGCGCGCAGAGGTCGTTGGCGAGGTCGACCTCGAAGCCCTTGATGGTGCCGTCCGGGCCCATGAAGTTCCAGGGCTCGTAGGCGCCCTCGGTGGCGATGGTGACGGTCGCCGGCTCCGCGAGCACGGCGGTGGCGCCGAGAGCGACGGCGGCGATCGCGGTCGCGGCGGCGATGAGATGCCTTTTCATATCGGTTCCCCTTGTCTGGTGCCGGGTCGGATTCCGCCCGCGTCCCGATCTTCGCGCCGGTGACGTCGGGCCGCCCGACCCGCAACCGGTGGGGATCCGGGGGATGGATCGACGGTGCTTGCCGGACGGCCCTTCATTGGGATACAAGATTGTATCCAATCTGGCAACCAAGCATCCCCATCGCGATCGCCACCGAGCTGATAGGCTCCAGGGAGCCCCGAATCCCGCCGTTTCCGAAGGATCGTCCCCGCGTGACCGCCGACACCGTGACCGTCACCTCCTCCGTCCGTCGCCGGACCTACGAACAGCTGAAGGCGCTGATCCTGTCGCACGCGGTGCGGCCGGCGGAGAAGCTGTCCGAGATCGCGCTTGCCAAGCGGCTCGGCGTCAGCCGGACGCCGCTGCGCGAGGCGCTGATGAAGCTCGAGGAGGAGGGTCTCGTCACAAGCGAGCGCAACGTCGGCTACACGGTGGCCGACCTCGACATCGAGACGGTCTGCCACCTGCTCGAAGTGCGCAAGGCGCTCGACGTGCTGGCCGCCGAACTCGCCTGCGACCGGGCGAGCGACGACGACCTCGCCGCGATCCGCGACGTCGTCCGCCAGATCGGCGAGCTGCGCAAGGACGACACCTCGGCCGAGAACATGGCGCGGCGCCTCGAACTCGGGCTGGAGATCCACCGGGTCGTCGTCAAGGCGACCGGCAACGAGGCGCTCCTACGCGCCACCGACCAGATCTACCAGCAGCTGCGCCTCGCGCTCTGGATGGAGGTGCTCTGGGTCGAACTCGGCGACAGCGACTACGAGGAGCACCGGGCCATCGCCGAGGCGATCGGCGCGCGCGACCGCGAGGCCGCCGCCCGGGCCGCGGCCTTCCACGTGCAGAGCTCGCTCGAGAACCTCGTCCGTCTGAACGAGGTCACCAAGCTCCGACGCCTGCCGCGCGGCGTCTGAACGGGGAGGACTGGGAGCGCATGACCGAGGCCGTCGCCGACTATCTCACCCTCGTCGGCTTCGGCCCGACCGGCTGGGGTGCGGCGCTCCTCGCCGCCACGGCCACGACGCTCGCGGTGGCGGCCACCGGCTTCGTTCTCGGCATCGCGATCGGCGTCGCCGTCGCGGCGGCGAAATGCTCGGGCTCGACGCCGCTGCGCCTCGCCGGCGACGCCTACACCACCGTGCTGCGCGGCGTGCCGGACCTCCTGGTGATCTACCTGTTCTACTTCGGCGGCAGCGCCGCGCTCGGCGCGATCGGCGGCCTGTTCGGCGCCGAGGGTTTCGTCGGCATGCCGGCCTTCGCAACCGGCGCCGCCGCGATCGGCGTCGTCTCGGGCGCCTATCAGGCCGAGGTGCTGCGCGGGGCGTGGTACGCGGTCTCGCGCGGCGAGATCGAGGCGGCGCGCTCGGTGGGGATGCGCGGGGCGACGCTGCTGCGCCGGATCGTGGCGCCGCTGGTGCTGCGCCACGCCCTGCCCGGGCTCGGCAACACCTGGCAGCTCGTGCTGAAGGAATCCGCGCTGGTCTCGGTCACCGGCCTCGTCGAACTCCTGCGGCAGGCGCAGGTCGGCGCCGGCTCGACGCGGCGGCCGTTCGAGTTCTACGTGACGGCGCTGGCGATCTACCTCGCGATCACCTGGGTGTCCTCCCGCCTCACCGGCCGCCTGGAGCGGCGGGCGATGCGCGGGGTTCGGAGGGCGGCGCCGTGATCGACTGGACCTTCCTCGCCGAGGTCGCGACGGCACTCGCGCCGGGCATCCCGCTGACGCTCGAACTCGCGGCGATCGCCGTCGTCTCCGGCTTCCTCCTCGCCGCGCCGCTCGCCTTCGCGGCCGTCCACGGCGGATCGGTCGGACGCGGGATCGCCGCCGCCTACGTGTTCGTGTTCCGCGGCTCGCCGCTCCTGGTGCAGATCTTCCTGATCTACTACGGCCTCGGCCAGTTCCGGCCGTTCTGGCAACAGGTCGGCCTGTGGGGCGTGATGCGCGAGCCGTGGTGGTGCGCGATCCTGGCGCTGACGCTGAACACCGCCGCCTACGGCAGCGAGGTGCTGCGCGGCGCCCTCCTCTCGGTGCCGCACGGCCAGATCGAGGCGGCGCGGGCTTGCGGCATGTCCGGACCGCTTCTACTCCGGCGCATCGTCGCGCCGATCGCGTTGCGCGCCGCCCTGCCCGGCTACGGCAACGAGATCGTGCTGATGGTCAAGGGCACCGCCCTCGCCTCGGTGATCACGCTGATGGAGGTGACCGGCATCGCCGGCAAGCTGATCGCCGAGACCTTCCGCGCCGTCGAGGTGTTCGTCGTCGCCGGCGCGATCTACCTCGCGATCAACGTCGTGCTGACCCGCGCGATCGCGGCGCTCGAGACGCGGCTGATGCGCCACCACCTGCCCTTCGAGCCGCCCGAGCCGGCGGGAGACATCACCCATGGCTGACATCCCCGCCGCGCGGCCCGCAATCGCGGCGAAGAACCTGCGCAAGTCCTTCGGTGGCCTCGAGGTGCTGAAGGGCGTCTCGATCGAGGCGCGCGACGGCGACGTCGTCTCGATCCTCGGCTCCTCCGGGTCGGGCAAGTCGACCATGCTGCGCTGTCTCAACATGCTGGAAGTGCCGGACTCCGGCGAGGTCGCGGTCGACGGCGAGGTGATCGGGCTCGTCCGCGGCCGCCACGGCGTCCGGCCGGCCGACCGGGCGCAGGTCGACCGCATCCGCGGCCGCGTCGCCATGGTGTTCCAAGGCTTCAATCTCTGGTCCCACATGACGATCCTCGAGAACGTGATCGAGGCGCCGGTCCACGTCCAGAAGCGGCCGCGCGCCGAATGCGTCGCCGAGGCGGAGGCGCTGCTCGCCCGCGTCGGCATCGCCGACAAGCGCCACGCCTACCCGGCCCACCTCTCCGGCGGCCAGCAGCAGCGCGCGGCGATCGCCCGCGCCCTCGCCCAGCGCCCGCGGGTGATCCTGTTCGACGAGCCGACCTCGGCACTCGACCCGGAGCTCGTCGGCGAGGTGCTGAAGGTGATGCGCTCGCTCGCCGAGGAGGGCCGGACCATGCTGGTGGTGACCCACGAGATGGGCTTCGCCCGCGACGTCTCCAACCGGGTGATGTTCCTCGCCAAGGGCGTCGTCGAGGAGGAGGGTACGCCGGACGAGGTGTTCGGCGCGCCGCGATCGGCGGTCCTGCGCCGGTTCCTGTCGGCCGGCTGAAGGGCGGTGGAGCGGGCGGAATAAAACCTGAGTGAAAAACTCTTGATTTAGGTCGGCCACCCCCGTAGGGAACGCGGCGAGTTCCCCCGAGGACGTGGACACGACGACATGCGGACCCTTCTCCCCAGCCTGCCGGTGGCCTTCGCCGCCGCCTTCGTCTCGACCGCGGCGCTCGCCGGCCCGACGACCTATCCGCTGACGATCGAGAACTGCGGGCGGAGCGTCACCTTCGCCAAGGCACCGGAGCGGGCGGTGGCGCTCGGCCAGAACAGCGCCGAGATCCTGCTGCTGCTCGGC
Coding sequences within:
- a CDS encoding FAD-dependent oxidoreductase; this encodes MADEKFDVIVIGAGMSGNAAAYVAAEKGLKVLQLERGEYPGSKNVQGAILYADMLEKIVPDFREDAPLERHLVEQRFWMMSETSHTGMHYRSDTFNEDKPNRYTIIRSQFDRWFSGKVREKGAIVLTETTATELVTGRDGAVIGVRTDRSGGPIYADVVVLAEGVNGLLGSRAGLRERPKAAQVALAVKEMHFMPRETIEARFNLDGDAGVVIEAAGTISKGMAGMGFVYTNKESLSVGIGCLVSDFAETGETPYGLLDAFRRHPSLRPLLADAEIKEYAAHLIPEGGYRAVPQLFGDGWVVVGDAGQFNNAIHREGSNLAMTTGRLAAEAIFQVKTRRQPFTAENLALYKRMVDDSFVMKDLKKYKDMPRLLHTQSSNLFLTYPQLVSKAMEDFVRVDGTPKLEKEKATVRNFVRTRSWTGLFGDAVRLARAWR
- a CDS encoding ferredoxin family protein; the encoded protein is MTAPVKGPRVEEKLYQNRYQVDAGKPHITVAPHDTPSPNLLAMTRICPAGCYAQNEAGQVEIVADGCMECGTCRVLCEETGEITWNYPRGGYGVLFKFG
- a CDS encoding cysteine hydrolase family protein is translated as MGAALIVIDLQNDYFPAGRYPLAGIEAAAANAATLIAAARAAGVPVLHVRHEEPGADAPFFARGTEGAETHPSVAPAPGEPVIVKEAVNAFLGTDLADRLSAAGVDGLIVTGAMSHMCVDAATRAALDLGLAVTVVHDATATRELAFGDVVVPAAAVQATLMAALEGAGAAMATTEAVAAGWRS
- a CDS encoding gamma-glutamyltransferase family protein, which encodes MRNFELPGRSVALGRTGMAATSHAAATLTAVEVLKAGGNAVDAAVAACAVQCVVEAGSTGIGGDCFALIAPGGGDRVVAYNGSGRAPAAMTPERLAGLGVTAIERRSPHAVTIPGAVDAWTRLVADHGRMTMAELLAPAVAMARTGYPVTPRVAFDIADERDHLAADPTAAATFLVDGAAPAVGSIQRQPALADTLERIGREGRDAFYRGEIAAEMVATLAERGGLHTLEDFETAVGEYVTPVATGFRGHTVHECPPNGQGVIALLIMKILERQPATGGPVDPATIATEIRATRFAYAVRDRLLADGADPHGLAAALLDETLVADLADRVARGESGLGAAPPVGAPHRDTVYVAVVDKDRTAVSFINSIFYHYGSGIMTPRSGIMLHNRGCSFTLEPGHPNTVAPRKRPLHTIIPGMVTRNGRAVMPFGVMGGHYQAMGQAVFLSRLFGHGCSVQEALDLPRVFPLPGSAEVEAEGLVRDRAGPMLAAMGFDLVASDGPIGGGQAIWIDPDTGTLIGGSDHRKDGFALGY
- a CDS encoding transporter substrate-binding domain-containing protein, with protein sequence MKRHLIAAATAIAAVALGATAVLAEPATVTIATEGAYEPWNFMGPDGTIKGFEVDLANDLCARMKVECKIVAQDWDGLIPALTAKKFDAIMASMIVTEKRLKVIAFSEPYAPTSAGILAEKAGPLGDLPGTGTTVDLGGDPAAVEAALAPLQTALAGKLVGAQVSTANAGFVDTYLAGVAEKREYKTVEQHDLDILAGRLDAIVEQTTAIGNTLSKPDFAGYAQVGPTFVGGVFGKGIAVGLRRDDTELKAKFDAAIAAAKADGTIERLAEQWLKVSFQ
- a CDS encoding GntR family transcriptional regulator; translated protein: MTADTVTVTSSVRRRTYEQLKALILSHAVRPAEKLSEIALAKRLGVSRTPLREALMKLEEEGLVTSERNVGYTVADLDIETVCHLLEVRKALDVLAAELACDRASDDDLAAIRDVVRQIGELRKDDTSAENMARRLELGLEIHRVVVKATGNEALLRATDQIYQQLRLALWMEVLWVELGDSDYEEHRAIAEAIGARDREAAARAAAFHVQSSLENLVRLNEVTKLRRLPRGV
- a CDS encoding ABC transporter permease → MTEAVADYLTLVGFGPTGWGAALLAATATTLAVAATGFVLGIAIGVAVAAAKCSGSTPLRLAGDAYTTVLRGVPDLLVIYLFYFGGSAALGAIGGLFGAEGFVGMPAFATGAAAIGVVSGAYQAEVLRGAWYAVSRGEIEAARSVGMRGATLLRRIVAPLVLRHALPGLGNTWQLVLKESALVSVTGLVELLRQAQVGAGSTRRPFEFYVTALAIYLAITWVSSRLTGRLERRAMRGVRRAAP
- a CDS encoding ABC transporter permease, with protein sequence MDWTFLAEVATALAPGIPLTLELAAIAVVSGFLLAAPLAFAAVHGGSVGRGIAAAYVFVFRGSPLLVQIFLIYYGLGQFRPFWQQVGLWGVMREPWWCAILALTLNTAAYGSEVLRGALLSVPHGQIEAARACGMSGPLLLRRIVAPIALRAALPGYGNEIVLMVKGTALASVITLMEVTGIAGKLIAETFRAVEVFVVAGAIYLAINVVLTRAIAALETRLMRHHLPFEPPEPAGDITHG
- a CDS encoding ABC transporter ATP-binding protein, with translation MADIPAARPAIAAKNLRKSFGGLEVLKGVSIEARDGDVVSILGSSGSGKSTMLRCLNMLEVPDSGEVAVDGEVIGLVRGRHGVRPADRAQVDRIRGRVAMVFQGFNLWSHMTILENVIEAPVHVQKRPRAECVAEAEALLARVGIADKRHAYPAHLSGGQQQRAAIARALAQRPRVILFDEPTSALDPELVGEVLKVMRSLAEEGRTMLVVTHEMGFARDVSNRVMFLAKGVVEEEGTPDEVFGAPRSAVLRRFLSAG